The nucleotide sequence ATCGGATTCAATCCAGGCAACTCGACGTTCAGAAATATTGACTGCTTTCGGGAACGTGCCTTTTTGCATCATTGCGTAAATTGACGATGCACCCAAGCCAGTTTTGGCCTGCACTTCTTTACGGCGGATCAGGCGTACATTTTCGTTTTTTTGTTCTTTAGATAAAGTCATCTAAACATTCTCCATAATGGAAATGCCTAGACACAAAATAGGGAATAGAAAAGTAATTAAGAGGGAAAAACTAAGTTTTATTAATTAGATATAGCAGCGTATAGCTATTCAATAGGTTCTAATGACTAGCAATGAATGTTCACCTTTATGAACATTCTTATTGACTTATGCCATGTTTGAACTACTATTTACCTAAGAGGTAAGTCCGCTTACCACTATCGGCAATCCGATAAAAATTAGTTTTTAATCGTTTTACATTTCTAAATTTCCTTTAGTTTTGTGCCCTTTCAACGGCGGTTAAAAATTAATGGCATTTAGTAATTGGCGTTACTAAAGCCACCAGTTCCATGAAAAGGGTCAAGCATTGGCGTGTTTGACCTTTTTCTTTTTCTCCTACACTCATTAGACATAAATGCTTCTTAATGAACGTATTAGATTTCTATGTTTTACTTTATAAGAGTTATGCTTAAATGGCTACCTCTTTACCCAACAAGTGAGTTAATTGTTGTCGCGCTAATGCAGCTATAAACAGTTTTTCAATTTTAAGACTCAGGATTTTTAGTCCGTTTTAATCTTTTTCCTCATTATTCCCTATTATTCCTCAATAATTAAAATATTCAGCAAGTTACAATTAGATACAATTAAGCACCTTTAGCCTGATTAAAAAAGATCAGATTTGGTTCATAAATCACACTAAAAATATGATTACTCCACTTTTGCATCATCTCTGTACGTTCTTTCTCATACTTGGCCTTGTTATAAATACCTCTTACACCTTTGGCCGTATGGTTTAAACAAGCCTCGATTGCATCACTATTAAAACCTTGCTCGTTTAAATGGGTGCTGGCCGTTCTTCTCAAGTCGTGGACTGTGAACGGTGGCAAGTCTGTTAGTGCCAGTGCTGCCTTTTGCGCCGTATTAAAAGCGTTATGGCTGATATGAGTACCTGGCTTTCTGCCTACAAATACAAAAGGCTCATTACCTGCAATCGCCTTGAGTTCCTTAAATATCTCAATGATTTGATCTGACATATAAACGACCATTTCACGGCTATGGCCTGTCGTGCTGTCTGCTTTGGTTTCAGGGATAAGCCATATACGGCTATCAAAGTCGATATGCTCCCATTTAGCCCTCAATAGCTCTGACTTTCTGACCAATGTCAGCAATGACAGCAAAAGGCCCAGCTTTCTAGGTCGGTAGATTCTTGAGTTTAGTAAGGTGGTGTAATAGGTACGGATTTCATTTGTACTTAAATATCTATCTCTAGGCTTTGCCTTGTGTACGTGCCGTGATGGGATAGCCAAAACAGGGTTATAAGGTACAAGGCCCAGCGTCATTGCATAATCAAACATGCGCTTTAATAAGCCTCTGACTTGGTTAGCTGCTGCATCATATCCCTGTTCTTTTTTGCGCCATATTGTACGGCGTATATCTTCAATACTGACCTGATCTAATGGGATGTGGCCCATCATTGGATAAATGTCATTGCTCAGGCATAAAACCATGTTGTAAGGGTCTTTGCGGTCTTTTTTAATGACTTCTTTTAAATAGCGTTCGCCGTAGTCCTTGAACAAAATGCCTTTAGGTTTTGCCTTATCTTGTTTAGGTGAAATACCTTTTGCCACCAATGACGCTGCTTCATCTCTAAGCTGTGCAGCTTCTTTTATTGATACATCAGGATAATGCCCTAAAACCAATTTATCCTGCTTACCGTTCAGTGTGTAACGATAGCACCAAGACTTAACCCCAGTTGGTAGCACCTCAATAAACAATTTTTGACTTGGTGTGTATCTCACCGAGTAGCGTTTTTCTTTCGGCTTTAGTGCCTCAAGCTCTCTAAATGTTGAAAAGCCAAGACTGCTATTTTTTGACATCATTTAGTACCCATGAGAAAAAATCTATTTTTTTTAGTACCGATACCATTTAGATACTAAAAAAATCATAGCACTAGATGAACTCATAGAACATATAGGAACAATAAAAAGACATAAAAAAAGCACTAAGCTATTAAAACTTAATGCTATTTAATTATCATTGGAACTTATTAGAATTTACTGGAATATAGGCTTAAATTGAAATTACTTTCCAATACAAAATGATCCAAAGATCTTGCCGAGCAAATCATCCGCACTAAAGTCACCGGTGATCTCACCCAAAGCATTTTGGGCCAGACGTAGCGATTCTGCGACTAGTTCACCCGCGTTATACACCACCAGTTGCTCACGTGCTTCTGCCAGATATGCCTGAGTGCGCTTCATTGCGTCTAAATGGCGGGTACGTGCGATAAAGGCATCTTCTTCAGGCTGAAAGCCTGCATGCGCTGTAATCGTATCTATGAGCGCCTGAACACCAGTTTCCTGCTTGGCTGAAACAGTGATATGACGGAAACCTTCAAAATCACCGATCGCAGCCTCAGCACCAGTGAGGTCACATTTATTCCCAATCAGCATCAAGCGTTTTGGCTCAAGATGCTCAGCAAAGTATTCCTGTGCCAATTGTAACGGATTCTCACCTTGGCTCAGATCATAAACCAGCAACAACAGATCCGCCTGTTCAATCTCCTTAATCGCACGGCGGATGCCTTCTTTCTCGACCACATCACCCGTTTCACGCAGACCTGCGGTATCGGTCAGGGTAATTGGCAAGCCATTCAGGGTAATTTTCTCATGCAGCACGTCACGGGTCGTTCCAGCAATATCAGTGACAATAGCGCGTTCATTGCCTGCTAGTGCATTTAACAGGGAAGATTTACCTGCATTCGGTTTGCCTGCGATCACCACTTGTAAACCTTCACGCAATAATTGGCCCTGACGTGCCGATTGCTGGACTTGGGTTACGGCAGCAGCTACACCATCCAGTAGTTTGAGAATCTTGCCATCCGCAAGGAAATCGATTTCTTCTTCGGGGAAGTCAATCGCGGCTTCCACATGCAGACGTAGGTGAATCAGCTGTTCCAACACTGTATTCACTTTGGTGGAAAAAGCCCCTTGCAGGGAACGTACCGCAGAACGTGCCGCAGCCTGCGAGGTCGCATCGATCAAGTCAGCAATCGCTTCAGCCTGTACCAGATCCAGCTTGCCATTTTCAAAGGCACGCATCGAGAATTCACCCGCTTTGGCTGCAGTAGCACCAAGCTCTAGTAAACGTGCCAATAGAGCATTCTGGATCACCGGGCCGCCATGGCCCTGCAGTTCCACCACATCTTCACCAGTAAAGGAATGCGGGTTCGGGAAGCAGATCACTAGACCTTCATCCATGATTTCACCCGCCGCATCATAGAACTTTCTGAAAGCAGCAAAACGTGCCTGTGGCAGTTCTTTCTGGGTCAGAGCCTGGGCAATCTCATAGGATTTTGGGCCAGACAGGCGAATCACCCCAACGCCGCCACGTCCGGGTGGTGTCGCAATCGCAGCAATGGTTGTGGTTGGGTTGAGCATACAATTCACCTGCAGAAGATCTAAAAATACAGCCAAAAAAATCCGCCTAAGATTACCATCTTAAGCGGATTTATTCAGCCCGTCAGCAAGACTTAGTTTGCTGGGGTTGCACCTTCACGTTTTTCACGTTCTTTCGCTACTGACTTGTTGATCAGGCTTTGCTGGAAGATCGTGATCAGGTTGTTCACAATCCAGTACAGTACCAGACCAGCCGGGAAGAACAGCAGGAATACCGTAAAGATCACTGGCATGATCTTGAACACCTTAGCTTGCATTGGGTCAGCAGGCTGCGGGTTCAGAGACTGCTGGATGTACATGGTCGCACCCATCAGCAATGGCAGGATAAACCAAGGATCCATTGAAGATAAATCTTGGATCCAGAACATCCATGGTGCATGACGCAATTCTACAGATTCCATCAATACCCAGTACAGTGCCAGGAAGATTGGCATTTGCAGT is from Acinetobacter sp. ANC 7912 and encodes:
- a CDS encoding tyrosine-type recombinase/integrase, with the protein product MSKNSSLGFSTFRELEALKPKEKRYSVRYTPSQKLFIEVLPTGVKSWCYRYTLNGKQDKLVLGHYPDVSIKEAAQLRDEAASLVAKGISPKQDKAKPKGILFKDYGERYLKEVIKKDRKDPYNMVLCLSNDIYPMMGHIPLDQVSIEDIRRTIWRKKEQGYDAAANQVRGLLKRMFDYAMTLGLVPYNPVLAIPSRHVHKAKPRDRYLSTNEIRTYYTTLLNSRIYRPRKLGLLLSLLTLVRKSELLRAKWEHIDFDSRIWLIPETKADSTTGHSREMVVYMSDQIIEIFKELKAIAGNEPFVFVGRKPGTHISHNAFNTAQKAALALTDLPPFTVHDLRRTASTHLNEQGFNSDAIEACLNHTAKGVRGIYNKAKYEKERTEMMQKWSNHIFSVIYEPNLIFFNQAKGA
- a CDS encoding AlpA family transcriptional regulator, with product MTLSKEQKNENVRLIRRKEVQAKTGLGASSIYAMMQKGTFPKAVNISERRVAWIESDVDQWINERIASHKATIATMEA
- the mnmE gene encoding tRNA uridine-5-carboxymethylaminomethyl(34) synthesis GTPase MnmE; translated protein: MLNPTTTIAAIATPPGRGGVGVIRLSGPKSYEIAQALTQKELPQARFAAFRKFYDAAGEIMDEGLVICFPNPHSFTGEDVVELQGHGGPVIQNALLARLLELGATAAKAGEFSMRAFENGKLDLVQAEAIADLIDATSQAAARSAVRSLQGAFSTKVNTVLEQLIHLRLHVEAAIDFPEEEIDFLADGKILKLLDGVAAAVTQVQQSARQGQLLREGLQVVIAGKPNAGKSSLLNALAGNERAIVTDIAGTTRDVLHEKITLNGLPITLTDTAGLRETGDVVEKEGIRRAIKEIEQADLLLLVYDLSQGENPLQLAQEYFAEHLEPKRLMLIGNKCDLTGAEAAIGDFEGFRHITVSAKQETGVQALIDTITAHAGFQPEEDAFIARTRHLDAMKRTQAYLAEAREQLVVYNAGELVAESLRLAQNALGEITGDFSADDLLGKIFGSFCIGK